Proteins encoded within one genomic window of Nilaparvata lugens isolate BPH chromosome 11, ASM1435652v1, whole genome shotgun sequence:
- the LOC111052391 gene encoding signal recognition particle receptor subunit alpha homolog, producing MLDLFTIFSKGGIVLWCFQGTSQIFTPSVNALIKTVILQERSGNNSFDHNGLTLKYKLDNEFELIFVVAFQKILQLSYVDKFLDDVHLEFRDKYKEDLQNSRYFQNFDFSRCFQSVLLSCEEWGKKQACIPKQMRTFEESQKSKKTVASMIERKGDEKENKKKGKNNEPVKKEQLDNNNVDKVTTVLNNSNKNEQLSNEDLIMQNRMKLAQKMGSPNARKNKQPKSPKPAKEGKKPRVWDLGGNAKDVAVLEYTRDKPQNDDDIGSNVQADSTMVGQMVGGIRDLEVESEEDDDDDDDDDDEQQVQQNTNKKQSSKSSGMFSMFRGLVGQKSLSRESMQPALDKLRDHLISKNVASDIAYKLCDSVASKLEGKVLGTFESIASTVKTTLTDSLVQILSPRRRVDILRDAMEAKRQGRPFVMAFCGVNGVGKSTNLAKICFWLIENNLRVLIAACDTFRAGAVEQLRTHTRHLNALHPPGRHNGSQMVQLYEKGYGKDAAGIAMEAISHARDNRIDVVLIDTAGRMQDKEPLMRALAKLVKVNEPDLVLFVGEALVGNEAVDQLVKFNQAMADYSSSHNPHLIDGIVLTKFDTIDDKVGAAISMTYITGQPIVFVGTGQTYTDLKSLNAKAVVHALMK from the exons ATGCTGGATCTATTTACAATTTTTAGCAAAGGGGGAATAGTTCTATGGTGTTTTCAGGGAACAAGCCAGATATTCACTCCCTCTGTGAATGCCTTAATCAAGACCGTTATTTTGCAG GAACGGTCCGGCAACAACAGTTTTGATCACAATGGGCTGACACTAAAATATAAACTCGACAATGAGTTCGAGTTAATTTTTGTTGTAGCATTCCAGAAGATACTTCAGCTATCTTATGTAGATAAATTCCTTGATGATGTACACTTAGAATTTAGAGACAAGTACAAGGAAGATCTACAAAACAGTCGATATTTTCAG AATTTCGACTTCTCAAGATGCTttcaatcagtgcttctttctTGTGAAGAGTGGGGCAAAAAGCAAGCATGCATTCCTAAGCAGATGCGAACATTCGAagaatcacaaaaatcaaaaaagaCAGTAGCATCTATGATAGAACGTAAGGGAGACGAAAAGGAGAACAAAAAGAAAG GCAAAAATAATGAACCGGTGAAGAAAGAGCAACTAGATAATAACAATGTAGATAAAGTAACGACAGTATTGAATAATTCTAATAAAAACGAGCAGCTGAGCAATGAGGACTTAATCATGCAAAACAGGATGAAACTGGCTCAAAAGATGGGATCGCCGAATGCAAGGAAGAATAAGCAACC taAAAGTCCGAAACCGGCAAAGGAGGGTAAAAAGCCACGAGTTTGGGACCTTGGTGGCAATGCAAAGGATGTGGCAGTGCTGGAGTACACACGTGACAAGCCACAAAATGATGATGACATTGGCAGTAATGTGCAGGCTGACTCTACG ATGGTAGGGCAAATGGTGGGAGGCATAAGAGACTTGGAAGTGGAGAGTGAAGAGGATGacgatgatgacgatgatgatgacgacGAGCAACAAGtacaacaaaacacaaacaagAAACAATCCTCAAAGTCATCGggaatgttttctatgttcag GGGCTTGGTTGGACAAAAAAGCTTGTCAAGAGAAAGTATGCAGCCGGCTCTGGATAAATTGAGGGACCATCTCATATCGAAAAATGTGGCATCCGACATCGCTTATAAACTGTGTGATTCAGTTGCATCGAAATTGGAGGGCAAG GTGCTTGGAACATTCGAGAGCATCGCTTCGACAGTGAAAACTACGCTGACGGATTCGCTTGTGCAGATTCTGTCACCCAGGCGTCGCGTGGACATATTGCGAGACGCCATGGAGGCCAAGCGGCAAGGCAGGCCCTTCGTCATGGCCTTTTGTGGCGTCAACGGCGTCGGAAAGTCCACTAACTTGGCCAAG ATTTGCTTCTGGCTGATCGAGAACAATCTGCGCGTGCTGATAGCCGCCTGCGACACGTTCAGGGCGGGCGCAGTCGAACAGTTGCGCACGCACACGCGCCACCTCAACGCCCTCCACCCTCCCGGTCGCCACAATGGCTCGCAGATGGTCCAGCTCTACGAAAAGGGATATG gTAAAGACGCAGCTGGTATTGCAATGGAGGCCATAAGTCACGCTCGAGACAATAGAATCGATGTTGTGCTGATCGATACAGCTGGCAGAATGCAGGATAAGGAACCACTCATGAGAGCTTTAGCTAAG CTGGTGAAAGTGAACGAGCCGGATCTGGTGCTGTTTGTGGGCGAGGCTCTGGTGGGCAACGAGGCGGTCGATCAACTGGTCAAGTTCAACCAGGCCATGGCCGACTACTCGTCCTCGCACAATCCGCATCTTATCGATGGCATCGTGCTCACCAAGTTCGACACCATTGACGACAAG